From Selenomonas ruminantium AC2024, a single genomic window includes:
- a CDS encoding ABC transporter permease codes for MQVLYDTWTVFWRDWVVLKRRLTKFILARMVAPMLYLVAFGWGLGRSINVGSGSYLDFLVPGILALNSMNISFNSITPVHAERIYHKSLEEYILAPIKPSAYVLGKVLAAVLRSLISSAIILVLAYGFGARLELSGQMLLVLVLNAVIFAEVGFFAAMKISTYEEMSQVNTYILLPMSFLCGTFFTTQALPTVLRWVIEALPLTHTSMLLRSLAGGGEGQILSLLVLAAYALVGFYLSRRAFDKLAA; via the coding sequence TTGCAAGTTTTATACGATACCTGGACGGTATTCTGGCGGGACTGGGTGGTACTCAAGCGGCGTCTGACCAAGTTCATTCTGGCCCGTATGGTGGCGCCCATGCTTTATTTGGTGGCCTTCGGCTGGGGGCTGGGGCGCAGTATCAACGTGGGCAGCGGCAGTTATCTGGACTTTCTCGTGCCGGGGATTCTGGCGCTTAATTCCATGAATATCAGCTTCAACAGCATCACGCCGGTGCATGCCGAGCGCATTTACCATAAGAGTTTGGAAGAATACATTCTGGCTCCGATTAAGCCTTCCGCCTATGTGTTGGGGAAGGTCTTGGCGGCGGTCCTCCGCAGCCTTATCTCCAGCGCCATCATTCTGGTACTGGCCTATGGTTTTGGCGCCCGGCTGGAGCTTTCCGGCCAGATGCTGCTGGTGCTGGTGCTCAATGCCGTTATCTTTGCGGAGGTAGGCTTCTTTGCTGCCATGAAAATCAGCACCTATGAGGAAATGAGTCAGGTGAACACTTATATACTGCTGCCCATGTCCTTTCTCTGTGGCACCTTTTTTACCACACAGGCCTTGCCGACTGTTCTGCGCTGGGTGATTGAAGCCCTGCCGTTGACGCATACGAGCATGCTGCTGCGAAGTCTGGCCGGTGGTGGCGAAGGGCAAATCCTATCCCTGCTCGTACTGGCTGCGTATGCCTTGGTAGGATTCTATCTGAGCCGCCGTGCCTTTGACAAGCTGGCCGCATAA
- a CDS encoding ABC transporter ATP-binding protein gives MIVIDKLTKKFPHKDKKGQKTEKTAVDALSLHVRPGEVFGLLGPNGAGKTTTIRMLTMQLKPTAGKIAYGGRDIFSSGEAQRVKSLIGVVPQHVNFDQDLTVGENMELHARLHHMEKRERQQRIAELLNYVELTEVINDNVRRLSGGMKRRLLIARALIHKPKILFMDEPTVALDPQVRRRIWDLVRGLARDGVTVFLTTHYIEEAENLCQRVAILNKGKLTALDTPENFKERLGKFTVEWDGSEGREYRFFGEKQEAAAFAGSQEAAGGILIRPTNLEDVFIELTGHKGGL, from the coding sequence ATGATTGTTATTGATAAACTGACCAAAAAATTTCCGCATAAGGATAAGAAGGGGCAAAAGACGGAAAAGACTGCCGTCGATGCGCTGTCCCTGCATGTCCGTCCCGGAGAGGTCTTTGGCCTGCTGGGGCCCAATGGGGCAGGCAAGACCACGACCATCCGCATGCTGACCATGCAGCTTAAGCCCACCGCAGGTAAAATTGCCTATGGCGGGCGGGATATCTTCAGTTCCGGGGAAGCCCAGCGGGTCAAGTCTTTGATTGGCGTGGTGCCCCAGCATGTGAACTTTGACCAGGATTTGACGGTGGGGGAGAACATGGAGCTCCATGCCCGCCTGCATCATATGGAAAAAAGGGAACGCCAGCAGCGGATTGCGGAACTCTTGAACTATGTGGAACTGACCGAGGTCATAAACGACAATGTGCGCCGCTTGTCCGGGGGAATGAAGCGGCGCTTGCTTATTGCCCGGGCGCTGATTCATAAGCCCAAGATTCTCTTTATGGATGAGCCGACCGTAGCCCTTGACCCGCAGGTGCGGCGGCGCATCTGGGACTTGGTACGCGGCCTTGCCCGGGACGGCGTGACAGTGTTTTTGACCACGCATTATATCGAGGAGGCGGAAAATCTCTGCCAGCGGGTGGCCATCTTAAACAAGGGGAAACTTACGGCACTTGACACGCCGGAAAACTTCAAGGAACGGCTCGGAAAATTCACCGTGGAATGGGATGGCAGCGAGGGGCGGGAATACCGCTTCTTCGGAGAAAAACAGGAGGCGGCGGCCTTTGCCGGCAGTCAGGAGGCGGCTGGCGGCATCCTTATCCGCCCCACGAATCTCGAAGATGTGTTTATTGAACTTACCGGGCATAAAGGAGGCCTGTGA
- a CDS encoding sirohydrochlorin cobaltochelatase, which produces MKNWQKMLAAAIACGAAFSASYVPAEAAYQLNEEVKAPTKALKQASEIGVLKNENPAMANKANKDAIVVMTFGTTFKDTRAKTIDATVKAIQAKHPNTKVVTAYTSHIIINRVKKNEGITFPTPEEALEQLKKEGYTRVALASLDVIPGMEYNYDIGVYHNYKDQFKKMTLGTSLMYWQGQEEQADDVAETIKALSTQFPKQGKDDAILIMAHGTPQVSNAYYSVIQAKLDEAGYKNVYVYTVEGWPNLETVMPKLKKNGIKNITLMPMMMVAGDHANNDMAGKEEDSHKSILEKAGYKVNAYIHGIGENKAIRDLYVKRAEDAWNALEK; this is translated from the coding sequence ATGAAAAACTGGCAGAAAATGTTAGCAGCAGCTATCGCCTGCGGGGCAGCTTTCTCCGCAAGCTATGTACCGGCAGAAGCAGCTTATCAGCTCAACGAGGAAGTCAAGGCTCCGACCAAGGCGCTCAAGCAGGCTTCGGAAATCGGCGTGCTCAAGAACGAAAACCCGGCTATGGCTAACAAGGCCAACAAGGACGCCATTGTGGTGATGACTTTTGGTACGACGTTCAAAGATACCCGCGCTAAGACCATCGATGCTACGGTAAAGGCCATTCAGGCTAAGCATCCGAATACCAAGGTGGTAACAGCGTATACTTCCCATATCATCATTAACCGCGTGAAGAAAAACGAAGGCATTACCTTCCCGACGCCGGAAGAAGCCTTGGAACAGCTGAAAAAAGAAGGCTACACCCGCGTAGCACTGGCATCTCTCGATGTTATTCCGGGCATGGAATACAACTATGATATCGGCGTATATCACAATTACAAAGACCAGTTCAAGAAGATGACGCTGGGCACTTCTCTGATGTACTGGCAGGGTCAGGAAGAACAGGCTGATGATGTGGCTGAAACCATCAAGGCGCTGTCCACCCAGTTCCCGAAACAGGGCAAGGATGATGCCATCCTGATTATGGCTCATGGTACGCCGCAGGTTTCCAACGCTTACTATTCCGTAATTCAGGCTAAGCTCGACGAAGCCGGTTACAAGAATGTTTACGTTTACACGGTAGAAGGCTGGCCGAACCTCGAAACGGTTATGCCCAAGCTCAAGAAGAACGGCATCAAGAACATCACGCTCATGCCGATGATGATGGTTGCTGGTGACCATGCCAACAACGATATGGCTGGTAAGGAAGAAGATTCCCATAAATCCATTCTGGAAAAAGCCGGCTACAAGGTTAACGCCTACATTCACGGTATTGGCGAAAACAAGGCTATCCGCGACCTCTACGTAAAACGTGCGGAAGATGCCTGGAACGCTCTCGAAAAATAA